From Acidobacteriota bacterium, a single genomic window includes:
- the arsC gene encoding arsenate reductase (glutaredoxin) (This arsenate reductase requires both glutathione and glutaredoxin to convert arsenate to arsenite, after which the efflux transporter formed by ArsA and ArsB can extrude the arsenite from the cell, providing resistance.) has translation MSDKIKVYQKPTCSKCRTTIGLLKDRGAAFEAINYYEKPLSIEELRKLIDKLGIAPRDLLRKSEHVYRDLKLAHRELTDDELIELMVENPDLIQRPIVVKGDKAVLGRPPENVEELL, from the coding sequence ATGAGCGACAAGATCAAGGTTTACCAGAAGCCGACTTGCAGCAAGTGCAGAACGACTATCGGGCTGCTCAAAGATCGAGGCGCAGCATTCGAGGCGATCAACTATTACGAGAAACCGCTCAGCATTGAAGAACTGCGAAAGCTGATCGATAAGCTGGGCATCGCCCCACGCGATCTGCTCCGCAAGAGCGAGCACGTCTATCGCGATCTCAAGCTTGCCCATCGCGAGCTGACCGATGATGAACTCATCGAGCTGATGGTTGAAAACCCAGACCTCATTCAAAGACCAATCGTCGTAAAGGGCGACAAAGCCGTGCTGGGCCGTCCGCCGGAGAACGTCGAAGAGCTGCTGTGA
- a CDS encoding acyltransferase, which produces MERNYFVHQSSYVDEPCEIGEGTRIWHFSHVMAGSKIGRLCNIGQNVVISPQVRIGDNVKIQNNVSIYTGVELEDDVFCGPSMVFTNVTNPRSHVSRKDEYRKTLVKRGASIGANATVVCGHTIGRYAFIGAGAVVTRDVPDYAIVVGNPGRVVGWMCQCGVKLDMSRHANATERSTCAACGARYVKQDGSVAEATD; this is translated from the coding sequence ATGGAAAGAAACTACTTCGTTCACCAATCCAGCTACGTCGATGAACCATGCGAGATCGGCGAAGGCACCAGGATATGGCACTTCTCTCACGTCATGGCAGGGTCAAAAATCGGTCGCCTCTGCAACATCGGCCAGAACGTGGTCATCTCTCCTCAGGTTCGCATCGGCGACAACGTTAAGATTCAAAACAACGTCTCGATCTACACTGGAGTCGAGCTTGAAGACGACGTGTTCTGCGGACCCTCGATGGTGTTCACCAACGTGACGAACCCGCGCAGTCATGTTTCGCGCAAGGATGAATATCGGAAGACGTTGGTGAAGCGAGGCGCGTCGATCGGAGCGAACGCGACCGTGGTTTGCGGTCACACCATCGGGCGATACGCCTTCATCGGAGCGGGTGCGGTGGTGACTCGCGACGTCCCCGACTACGCGATTGTTGTCGGGAATCCGGGCCGGGTAGTTGGTTGGATGTGTCAGTGCGGTGTGAAGCTCGATATGTCGCGGCATGCCAATGCAACTGAGCGCTCGACTTGTGCCGCGTGCGGCGCGCGCTATGTGAAGCAGGATGGCTCAGTCGCCGAAGCGACGGATTGA
- a CDS encoding Gfo/Idh/MocA family oxidoreductase, producing the protein MKTEFEQTAKRQIAVIGAGYWGVNHVRNFHELGALSMVCDTSRSSLDIIAERFPDVAIESDFRSAFADADVRGVVISTPAETHYQMARAAIEAGKDVLVEKPLTLDVAEGERLVKLAGERGAVLMVGHLLEYHPAVLRLRELIKSGELGKLRYIYSNRLNLGKVRREENILWSFAPHDIAIILRLVGAWPARVAVTGGAYLQPSIADVTVTNIEFPTGVRGHIFVSWLHPYKEQRLVVVGSRRMAVFDDVRKYDKLIVYDQGVEFVNGEPVTRRNEGVAEVLDTAEPLRLQCLQFLECIETRRQALTDGESGLRVLRVLDAAERSLAAGGTPIEL; encoded by the coding sequence ATGAAAACTGAATTCGAACAGACTGCGAAGCGGCAAATAGCGGTCATAGGCGCAGGCTATTGGGGCGTCAACCACGTGAGGAATTTTCACGAGCTGGGCGCGCTCAGCATGGTTTGCGATACGAGCCGGTCGTCGCTCGATATAATCGCGGAGAGGTTTCCTGATGTTGCGATCGAGAGCGATTTCAGAAGCGCGTTTGCCGACGCGGACGTTCGCGGCGTGGTGATATCGACGCCCGCGGAAACTCACTATCAGATGGCGCGAGCCGCAATCGAAGCAGGCAAGGATGTGCTCGTCGAGAAACCGCTGACGCTCGATGTGGCTGAAGGGGAGCGACTGGTGAAGCTAGCCGGCGAGCGGGGCGCGGTGCTGATGGTAGGCCATCTGCTCGAGTATCACCCCGCGGTGTTGAGACTTCGAGAGCTGATCAAATCGGGTGAACTCGGCAAGCTGCGATACATCTACTCTAATCGTCTCAACCTGGGAAAGGTGAGAAGGGAAGAGAACATCCTGTGGAGCTTCGCCCCGCACGACATCGCAATCATTTTGCGGCTGGTTGGCGCCTGGCCCGCCCGCGTTGCCGTCACCGGCGGGGCTTATCTTCAACCAAGCATCGCCGATGTGACCGTCACCAACATAGAGTTCCCAACCGGCGTTCGCGGGCACATATTTGTGAGCTGGCTGCACCCGTACAAGGAGCAGCGCCTGGTCGTGGTCGGATCGAGACGAATGGCGGTCTTTGACGATGTCCGAAAGTACGACAAGTTGATTGTGTACGATCAAGGAGTCGAGTTCGTGAATGGCGAGCCTGTCACACGAAGGAACGAAGGCGTCGCTGAAGTGCTCGACACAGCCGAGCCGCTTCGTCTCCAGTGCTTGCAATTCCTCGAGTGCATCGAGACCCGGCGACAGGCGCTAACGGACGGCGAAAGCGGACTGCGTGTTTTGCGCGTGCTCGATGCGGCCGAGCGGTCGCTGGCGGCGGGCGGAACTCCGATTGAATTATGA